A window of the Plasmodium vinckei vinckei genome assembly, chromosome: PVVCY_08 genome harbors these coding sequences:
- a CDS encoding glycolipid transfer protein, putative yields the protein MTDIMEENTIIANIHKKFLECREGDEIVVLKLCELCNSICPIYKKIFGDGFIADLLIKDLKNLTCKVQKAIERFPEETKYVSMLYTYNLKKYGSIDKLKTDVDNGIINFLWMKRTIEFIVVFLEKCYVTNYSSNLNICAMQAYDEVLKKYHGCITSNIVKLALKLSPSRDKLTERLELGSNERAKMILHKYLLIAKSIVNDLSRIIESNNCNFMDKV from the coding sequence ATGACTGATATAATGGAAGAAAACACAATAATAGCAAACATACATAAAAAGTTTTTGGAATGTAGAGAAGGCGATGAAATAGTTGTATTAAAGTTATGCGAACTATGTAATAGTATTTGCccaatttataaaaaaatatttggtGATGGTTTTATAGCAGATCTGTTAATAAAAgacttaaaaaatttaactTGTAAAGTCCAAAAAGCAATTGAAAGATTTCCAGAAGAAACTAAATATGTGTCTATGttatatacttataatttaaaaaaatatggaagtatagacaaattaaaaaccGATGTTGATAatggaataataaattttttatggatGAAAAGAACTATAGAATTTATTGTTGTTTTTCTTGAAAAATGTTATGTAACAAATTATTCAtctaatttaaatatatgtgcaATGCAAGCATATGATgaagttttaaaaaaatatcatggCTGTATAACAAGCAATATTGTTAAATTGGCATTGAAATTATCACCGTCCAGAGACAAACTCACGGAAAGATTGGAATTAGGATCAAATGAAAGGGCAAAAATGATTTTGCATAAATATCTTTTAATAGCGAAATCAATAGTTAATGATCTTTCAAGAATAATTGAGTCAAATAATTGCAATTTTATGGACAaagtttaa
- a CDS encoding ubiquitin fusion degradation protein 1, putative, producing the protein MFKLVIKLLLVFSLITNTFVETKHVDKNRLSYSLTSGSNFYRSKPYSNILTRIKNYAFKAIYKTKLLTYVNDINNLNLGKEKNEFYLIALPLSDKFNPFSGTFCHDNIQYSDKASLPIFIYDILISKHIEVPWNFVIEKVDIKKKEIYNKITMPEISMPNNYKNINKLDRIFINVLDFKAKKNFLFLPNYIMKSLQLNCFDVVRLKFVKLETATSVILQPHDKKFFQLDEPKKILEEKLRYYSCLTKNSTICIFHNNFDYYFDVVRIDSEKKKDVEVASIQDADVIFDFVKEKYP; encoded by the exons ATGTTCAAGCTTGTTATAAAACTTCTTTTGGtgttttcattaattacaa ATACTTTTGTAGAGACAAAACATGTTGATAAAAATCGGCTTTCTTATAGCCTAACAAGTGGTAGTAACTTTTATAGGTCTAAACcatattcaaatatattaacaagaataaaaaattatgcatTTAAAGCTATTTACAAGACAAAG CTATTAACCTAtgtaaatgatataaataacttAAATTTGggaaaagagaaaaatgaattttacTTAATTGCACTTCCTTTAAGTGATAAATTTAATCCATTTTCGG GGACATTTTGTCATGACAACATTCAATATAGCGACAAGGCATCCTTgcctatatttatatatgacata CTGATAAGCAAGCATATTGAAGTCCCTTGGAATTTTGTGATAGAAAAAGTTGACATAAAAAAGAAggaaatttataataaaataacaatgCCAGAAATTAGCATgccaaataattataaaaatattaata AGCTGGATAggatatttattaatgtaCTAGATTTTAaagctaaaaaaaatttcctATTTCTCccaaattatattatgaagTCATTACAATTAAA CTGTTTTGATGTAGTAAGACTAAAATTTGTTAAGCTTGAAACAGCTACTAGTGTCATTCTACAACCCCATGATAAAAAGTTTTTTCAACTTGACGAACCAAAG aaaatattgGAAGAAAAACTTAGATATTATTCTTGCCTAACTAAGAATAGCACAATATGTATATTCCACAATAATTTCGATTACTACTTTGATGTTGTTAGAATAGATTCAG aaaaaaaaaaggatgtCGAAGTTGCATCAATCCAGGATGCTGATgttatttttgattttgtcaaagaaaaatatccataa
- a CDS encoding thioredoxin 3, putative, which produces MALICIGSVCFSLFHVGILILVIINFFYSHIKKVLPQCFSNDKKDQIQNVLQLKKKNKEYGKSTYIKLPGNLNIQDIFQSTQCMSVVLKFGATWCKPCVSIEEYFRKQTNYYVATLVSIDVDTHKVLKKEHNVNALPTFDFYFFLNNEWILAERIEGANEKELEKAFQAYTLSKLD; this is translated from the exons ATGGCACTTATTTGCATTGGCTCGGTTTGcttttcattatttcaTGTTGGTATTCTAATTTTAgtcattattaattttttttattcacaTATAAAGAAAGTATTGCCTCAATGTTTCAGTAATG ATAAAAAAGATCAAATACAAAATGTTCTACAactaaaaaagaaaaataaagaa taTGGAAAaagtacatatataaaactacCAGGAAATTTGAATATACAAGACATATTTCAGTCTACCCAATGTATGTCTGTTGTTTTGAAATTTGGGGCAACTTGGTGTAAACCCTGTGTTAGTATTGAAGAATATTTTCGA aaacaaacaaattattatgttgCCACATTAGTCTCTATTGATGTTGATACACATAAAGTATTGAAAAAGGAACATAATGTTAATGCCTTGCCAAcatttgatttttatttttttttaaataatgaatggATATTAGCAGAAAGG ATTGAAGGAGCAAATGAAAAGGAACTTGAAAAGGCCTTTCAAGCATATACTCTATCAAAATTAGATTAA
- a CDS encoding major facilitator superfamily domain-containing protein, putative: MEDVLENKKHVYKYGRKNSYINIQRNETLKSNKSDNMDETEKDINETNSIYIENLQEENNNIYFYNNNNEIIKQANEEINQTYKKCNTINNKPVFINHPNVSINGKGTRLSELDNKFILQKQKTQYSNGNINKAYDTNITQDKLINGKYEQNQEQINNHNLYNNNNMIIIDENNFEKNHELLNNFGIKQNDIIYSSNNTIEGNNLYSPYYNVDQRHKHNSIGIYQLNYINNAQCLNSANSTNCTSNNNNVNGKNELISKNSLKILNGKNQFNIFNEENDRIDGGLNNSRKRAWVEKSQNEQNAPNYLYYNQETYDDHINNSCNEFSDHSHLYNNNEDNKLYNYYQNDGQYYEQISGNLVKDYNLKIINKKIRNVSPLHHRACSNISHKADSKNKTISNLERDRLFSDQNGNKIKPQPKLQYNSSPYKKRVKGNNNVSPLEIKQKKHIRELNKFLTMVNYYDNDKKGNIDTEGVAGNLGLVGTSSPNFNKNTPKINENNYTDKLNNWNNNKISYHEMGRLKNYTKCKMINSYEKTELENFEKRGSFSYSGILTSMISSILTQQNDRKIEQNNCLYNGFRNSNNVDNYEYNLLYNIKDREDIKNKYIFSKKITNKINLQNQHNNVLILTLTLMIGLSVLCNFDHGAIPVTLEEIQKDFPLSYIEQSLLGSLVYCGLIFGTIIASILFELISAKLLVTVSIILLSISLYIFSNANGMMIMYISRFVNGLCQAIPVVYLPVWVDEFSPDEKATQWMSYIQLASIGGTVLGYFLGGILSNNYNQANTVLNNMSFVPTWRSPFLIQAFLLLPIFLIMIFIPSNMINISSEYSDIEKEEFEDFKNCETEFGSSNFGNLGMDEYNEMTLNSQSNIFSNLNKKNKHISPHQGQQNNVARKGYSRSATYIMEQKTNVLKKTFKEVKKLLNNKLYIIITLGMSNLYFVVTGIQFWITEYMSVVLLTEKMKIVTVSTLCFLTSPTSGVWFGGFVCDLFGGYKNTNYSKTIKVATAFAISACIFGILSAHLTNFIFFSISLWLCLFTGSALVPVAVGMLLSCVSNHQKSLSSAVSQVIYNVFGWFSAPLLSGIIMDIMHKYTNNNRLALKAGFTMILYSSCIGFFLLFYANFLDFSDKKGNEESSHELEEPLM, from the exons atggaggacgttttagaaaataaaaaacatgtCTACAAATATGgaagaaaaaatagctatattaatatacaaagaaatgaaacattaaaaagtaataaaagTGATAATATGGATGAAACAGAAAAAGACATCAATGAAACGaattcaatatatatagaaaatttacaagaagaaaataataatatctatttttataataacaataatgaaattataaaacaagcaaatgaagaaataaaccaaacatataaaaaatgtaacactattaataataaaccaGTTTTTATAAACCATCCAAATGTTAGCATAAATGGAAAAGGTACTCGTCTTTCTGAATTAgacaataaatttattcttcaaaaacaaaaaactCAATATAGCAATggtaatattaataaagcATATGATACAAACATAACACAAGACAAACTTATCAATGGAAAATATGAGCAAAATCaagaacaaataaataatcacaatctttataataataataatatgataataattgatgaaaataattttgaaaaaaatcatgaattacttaataattttggtataaaacaaaacgatattatttatagtagtaataatactattgaaggaaataatttatattcccCTTATTACAATGTTGATCAAAGACATAAACACAATTCTATTGGGATATATCagttaaattatattaataatgcaCAATGTTTAAATAGTGCAAACAGTACAAACTGCACTAGTAACAACAACAATGTgaatggaaaaaatgaattaatcagtaaaaatagtttaaaaattttaaatggaaaaaatcaattcaatattttcaacGAAGAAAATGATCGTATCGATGGTGgattaaataatagtagAAAACGAGCATGGGTAGAAAAAAGCcaaaatgaacaaaatgccccaaattatttatactatAATCAGGAAACTTACGATGaccatataaataatagctGTAACGAATTTAGTGATCATAGCCATTTATATAACAACAATGAAGATAACaagttatataattattatcaaaatgatggacaatattatgaacaaaTTTCTGGAAACTTAGTAAAagattataatttaaaaataataaataagaaaataagAAATGTATCTCCTTTGCACCATCGAGCATGTAGCAATATATCACATAAGGCcgattcaaaaaataaaactatttCGAACTTGGAAAGAGACCGATTATTTAGTGATCAAAAtggtaataaaataaaacctCAACCAAAGTTACAATATAATAGTTCaccatataaaaaaagagtaaaaggaaataataatgtatcacctttagaaataaaacaaaaaaaacatataagagaattaaataaatttttaactatggtaaattattatgataatgataaaaaggGAAATATCGATACTGAGGGTGTGGCTGGTAATCTTGGTCTTGTAGGGACTTCTTCCccaaattttaataaaaacacaccaaaaataaatgaaaataattatactgataaattaaataattggaataataataaaataagttaTCATGAAATGGGaagattaaaaaattatacaaaatgtaaaatgataaatagttatgaaaaaacagaattagaaaattttgaaaaaagagGAAGCTTTAGTTATAGTGGAATATTAACATCTATGATATCATCTATATTGACACAACAAAATGATAGAAAGattgaacaaaataattgtttatataatggGTTTAGAAACAGTAATAATGTTgataattatgaatataatttattatataatattaaagatAGAGaagacataaaaaataaatatattttttcaaaaaaaataacaaataaaataaatttacaaaatcaACATAACaatgtattaatattaacatTAACTTTAATGATTGGTTTATCAGTTTTATGTAATTTTGATCATGGAGCTATACCTGTTACTTTAGAAGAAATACAAAAAGATTTTCCTCTTAGTTATATTGAGCAATCATTATTAGGAAGTTTAGTTTATTGTGGTTTAATATTTGGAACAATAATAGCtagtattttatttgaattaatATCAGCAAAATTGTTAGTAACAGTTAgtatcattttattatctatatCGCTATACATATTTAGTAATGCCAATGGTATGAtgattatgtatatatctAGATTTGTTAATGGGTTATGCCAAGCCATACCTGTTGTTTATTTACCAGTTTGGGTTGATGAATTTTCTCCAGATGAAAAAGCAACTCAATGGATGTCTTACATACAATTGGCATCAATCGGTGGAACAGTTTTAGGTTATTTTCTAGGAGGAATATTAtctaataattataatcaAGCTAATACAGTACTTAATAATATGTCTTTTGTGCCAACATGGAGATCcccatttttaattcaagcctttttactattacctatttttttaatcatgatttttattccatctaatatgataaatataagttCTGAATATTCAGATattgaaaaagaagaattTGAAGATTTCAAAAATTGTGAAACTGAATTTGGAAGTTCAAATTTTGGAAACTTGGGTATGGAcgaatataatgaaatgaCATTGAATAGTCAGTCAAACATATTTAGCaatttaaacaaaaaaaataaacacatATCACCACATCAAGGTCAGCAAAATAATGTGGCTCGAAAAGGTTATAGCAGATCAGCTACTTATATTATGGaacaaaaaacaaatgttttaaaaaaaacatttaaagaagttaaaaaattattaaataataaattatatataataataactttAGGTATGagtaatttatattttgttgttACGGGTATACAATTTTGGATTACTGAATATATGTCTGTTGTTTTATTAAcggaaaaaatgaaaattgtTACAGTTTCGacattatgttttttaacATCTCCTACATCGGGTGTATGGTTTGGTGGATTTGTTTGTGATTTATTTGGTGgctataaaaatacaaactATTCAAAGACAATTAAAGTTGCTACTGCCTTTGCAATATCCGCATGTATATTTGGAATCCTATCTGCTCATTTAAcgaattttatatttttctcaaTTTCTTTATGGCTCTGTTTGTTTACTGGGTCAGCCCTTGTCCCCGTCGCAGTAG gAATGCTATTGTCATGTGTGAGCAACCATCAGAAAAGTTTATCCTCTGCCGTATCTCAAGTTATATACAATGTATTTGGTTGGTTTTCTGCACCGTTATTATCCGGAATTATTATGGACATAATGCACAAATATACCAACAATAACCGATTGGCTTTaaa gGCTGGTTTTACTATGATACTATACTCCAGTTGTATCGGTTTCTTCCTACTATTCTATGCGAACTTTTTG gATTTTTCtgataaaaaaggaaatgaaGAGTCGTCTCATGAATTAGAGGAACCCCTGATGTAA